Proteins encoded together in one Legionella beliardensis window:
- a CDS encoding HAD hydrolase-like protein produces MSKNSNPNNIIFFDFDGTIVDTMKQYFHLYNEFANKNNKPIIAINDYQKLRNNSFNEVRKKLGLNLLETFIIAKKIKKQLFKDPYLIKIVPGIIDIINEIHKRNFLIYIVSSNTKNNIQKILIANKINHIEKIISTYRGFNKTYFIKKYLKKNKDYQRAFLVSDEYKDIRVANKLDIISIAVTWGANDFIQNQEVIPNFTISEPGQILTAIKQLE; encoded by the coding sequence ATGAGTAAAAATTCTAACCCAAATAATATCATTTTTTTTGACTTTGATGGAACAATAGTAGACACAATGAAACAATATTTCCACCTCTATAATGAGTTTGCAAATAAAAATAATAAGCCAATAATTGCTATAAACGACTATCAAAAATTGAGAAATAATTCATTCAACGAAGTAAGAAAAAAATTAGGCCTTAATTTATTAGAGACTTTTATTATCGCTAAAAAAATAAAAAAACAATTATTTAAAGATCCTTATTTGATAAAAATAGTGCCAGGGATTATCGATATAATTAATGAAATACATAAAAGAAATTTCTTAATATATATTGTTTCTTCAAATACTAAAAACAATATTCAAAAGATATTAATTGCTAATAAAATCAATCATATTGAAAAAATCATCTCGACTTATAGGGGTTTTAATAAAACATATTTTATAAAAAAATATTTAAAAAAAAATAAAGATTATCAGCGTGCTTTCCTTGTTTCGGATGAGTATAAAGACATTAGAGTAGCTAATAAACTTGATATTATTTCCATTGCTGTAACTTGGGGAGCTAATGATTTTATACAAAATCAAGAAGTAATACCAAATTTTACAATCAGTGAGCCTGGCCAAATACTAACAGCCATCAAACAACTAGAATAA